Proteins from one Candidatus Desulfovibrio trichonymphae genomic window:
- a CDS encoding tetratricopeptide repeat protein, whose amino-acid sequence MKISRQSGLERRDLLEMEDMLRRNLVDFFSFSGHALYFPTESAPATPKLVPQERRLLLPLARQNRLLGVFMARGVRLREIRPLLPVLPAVAALCLDNLALVKATRTDALTSLATEEAFFADIQQQALRVRAFLDDPAATGNQSAPLHSLCFGLVLLRLCNGKETALRVGYASENALLRKLAQACAADLPEGVQAARVGRHELALVLPVGGRMACHELARAALDRMETVRLPDPLTGRSIRPVLCAGHALYPQDMRGAEMRLPMFEQARRLMSLAGLAADVARDGMAGTGKSRVMPFARILHEGGVVLQSLQGACLRVSLGRRAKAAEGMRFAVYSPEKGRETGRACKGEIVLLQVEESGAVAEILHVADAANMPAPGDGLTLLDPASAPASQPKTHIVLRASDCAHGAKGESLCGYGDFLKRSGFEMERSARFTLVLVRLDRAGSRACAGAFRLWRSLVSGSGGLGGGVAPFGGRYGDNSLILFHSGATPEDVAPVYRRLCECLAQRGLGAAAGVAGYPFLRYTKAETRDCALKALEYALLLPEPKAGVCNSLALNISADRLYSLGDVFGAVEEYKLALLADKTNVMALNSLGVCMAALGRRQDARRHFLAALKRGADGPLAGQTCYNLGAICQSLGERRAAGHYYRRCIAVVPNHSFAHIRLGQMCEERRRPGQAKRFYERAAALEDAQPGNLCPARRLLAGLAVHGRQQGEARELLREALLRNPDDAAAMLALARLYLNGNEDPSLAEMLARRSAALRDCPEAWQTLARAMRVLGRDAEAQLAEARAERLP is encoded by the coding sequence ATGAAAATTTCCCGTCAGTCTGGGCTTGAGCGTCGCGATCTGCTGGAAATGGAAGACATGCTGCGCCGGAATCTGGTGGATTTTTTTTCCTTCAGCGGGCACGCCCTGTATTTTCCCACAGAATCCGCGCCGGCAACGCCGAAGCTTGTGCCGCAAGAGCGGCGTCTGCTTCTGCCGCTTGCCCGGCAAAATCGCCTGCTGGGCGTTTTTATGGCGCGCGGCGTGCGTCTGCGCGAGATCAGACCGCTTTTGCCGGTCCTGCCCGCAGTGGCCGCGCTTTGCCTGGACAATCTTGCCCTTGTAAAAGCCACGCGCACAGATGCGCTGACTTCTCTTGCCACGGAAGAGGCTTTTTTTGCCGATATCCAGCAGCAGGCCCTTCGCGTGCGCGCTTTTTTGGATGACCCGGCCGCAACAGGCAATCAGTCCGCTCCCCTGCACAGTTTGTGCTTTGGGCTTGTGTTGTTGCGCCTGTGTAACGGCAAAGAAACTGCCCTGCGTGTGGGTTATGCCTCTGAAAATGCTCTGTTGCGCAAGCTGGCGCAGGCGTGCGCGGCCGACCTGCCCGAGGGCGTACAGGCAGCCCGCGTGGGGCGTCATGAGCTGGCTCTTGTGCTTCCTGTCGGCGGGCGTATGGCCTGTCACGAACTGGCCCGCGCCGCGCTTGACCGTATGGAAACAGTGCGTCTGCCCGATCCGTTGACAGGCAGATCCATCCGCCCCGTGCTCTGCGCGGGGCACGCGCTGTATCCGCAGGACATGCGGGGAGCGGAGATGCGGCTACCCATGTTTGAACAGGCCCGCAGGCTCATGTCGCTGGCAGGGCTCGCGGCGGACGTTGCGCGGGACGGCATGGCCGGAACGGGCAAAAGTCGCGTCATGCCTTTTGCCCGTATTTTGCATGAAGGCGGTGTTGTGCTGCAAAGTCTTCAGGGCGCGTGTCTGCGCGTCAGCCTCGGCCGCCGGGCCAAGGCTGCCGAAGGAATGCGCTTCGCGGTATACAGCCCGGAGAAAGGCCGGGAAACAGGGCGTGCCTGCAAAGGCGAAATTGTGCTGTTGCAGGTAGAGGAATCAGGCGCCGTTGCGGAAATTCTGCACGTTGCCGACGCGGCGAACATGCCTGCGCCGGGCGATGGACTGACCCTGCTTGACCCTGCGTCAGCCCCGGCTTCGCAGCCGAAGACCCATATTGTTCTCAGGGCGTCTGACTGCGCACATGGTGCAAAAGGAGAAAGCCTGTGCGGCTACGGCGATTTTTTGAAGCGTTCCGGCTTTGAAATGGAGAGGTCGGCGCGTTTTACACTTGTCCTGGTGCGCCTTGACAGGGCAGGATCACGGGCATGCGCCGGGGCATTTAGGCTTTGGCGCTCTCTCGTATCCGGGTCTGGCGGCCTGGGAGGCGGCGTTGCGCCTTTTGGCGGAAGATACGGCGACAACAGCCTGATTTTGTTTCATTCTGGCGCAACGCCGGAAGATGTGGCGCCGGTCTATCGCCGTTTGTGCGAATGTCTTGCACAGCGTGGCCTTGGCGCGGCGGCCGGCGTGGCAGGCTACCCTTTTTTGCGCTATACAAAAGCCGAGACGCGCGACTGCGCCTTGAAAGCACTGGAATACGCGCTTTTATTGCCGGAACCGAAAGCCGGGGTATGTAATTCTCTGGCGCTGAACATCAGCGCGGACAGGCTTTACAGTCTTGGCGACGTATTCGGAGCGGTGGAGGAATACAAGCTCGCCCTGCTGGCGGACAAGACCAATGTGATGGCCTTGAATTCGCTTGGCGTGTGCATGGCCGCCCTTGGGCGTAGACAGGATGCGCGCCGTCATTTTCTGGCGGCCTTGAAGCGCGGGGCTGACGGGCCTTTGGCAGGGCAGACCTGCTACAATTTGGGCGCAATCTGCCAGAGCCTTGGCGAGCGCCGCGCTGCGGGCCATTATTATCGCCGTTGCATCGCTGTTGTGCCGAATCACAGCTTTGCCCATATCCGTCTTGGGCAGATGTGTGAAGAACGCCGCAGGCCGGGGCAGGCAAAGCGTTTTTACGAACGCGCGGCGGCTTTGGAAGACGCGCAGCCGGGCAACCTGTGCCCGGCGCGAAGGCTGCTGGCCGGGCTTGCGGTGCACGGGCGGCAACAGGGCGAAGCGAGGGAACTCTTGCGTGAGGCGCTTTTGCGCAACCCGGATGATGCGGCGGCCATGCTGGCGCTGGCCAGACTTTATTTGAACGGCAATGAGGATCCGTCGCTTGCGGAAATGCTGGCCCGTAGAAGCGCGGCATTGCGCGACTGCCCGGAGGCGTGGCAAACACTGGCGCGGGCGATGCGCGTCTTGGGACGCGACGCGGAAGCGCAGCTTGCGGAAGCAAGAGCCGAGCGGCTTCCGTAA